A window of the Diabrotica undecimpunctata isolate CICGRU chromosome 1, icDiaUnde3, whole genome shotgun sequence genome harbors these coding sequences:
- the chm gene encoding uncharacterized protein chm isoform X2 yields MANRKKSASTSESTSGSSTDSSSSSSSSSGSESSSSSDSDSSSSQNSSKPQSDADEATKKTPASQKQVRKSTENKTPTNKTSDSKSAGKNKVPTPKNNKPSAAKTYSTDEEDEIKKQPPKRKSNVKPKSSATITPKTSVSPPKPAAKGAGKVAAAKAKTEQKQGPVRGKEPPKIRAQKVAAKNNTDANKKKSIFSPENSSESDSIKEKSHKEHQPKVKPEPRAKARTVEKVRNEKKEDKVKSKEIVESSASSAASSVSGTSSSSDSESSAESSTTTRKVVKKPVKKPSVVHKEAPNSESENENPSKSKVTRKLTRSASTRKSKHVLGKNVYSDTDSDTESTKRSLSRSPVKKAPAVSKGKTKKRRESKHKNSDSPVEEERCCPLEGCDSNGHLSGKFEKHFTLEGCPKYHNISQDKCKQLLDERKKREEARKKALEFHKKTPRPNASSEQKQFLQRIRDMRAKFKMEIIEDIKPCVDRTKEPDLNNFVPEYDLKLFQDAQALASEMIEEDLKNLPSSKGTKYIEMGKFEMEVWYQSPYPEDYARLPKLYICEFCLRYMKSHTILHRHIVKCVWRHPPGEEVYRRDKISVWEVDGKRYKQYCQNLCLLAKFFLDHKTLYYDVEPFLFYVMTMVDNEGCHTVGYFSKKDSILTSPSYLLTTDIHY; encoded by the exons ATGGCTAATCGAAAAAAA aGTGCTAGTACTAGTGAATCTACTTCTGGGTCTTCAACAGATTCCTCTAGTTCTAGTTCTTCTTCCAGTGGCTCAGAATCGTCTTCATCAAGTGATTCAGATTCTTCAAGTTCCCAGAATTCTAGCAAACCCCAATCAGATGCTGACGAAGCTACCAAAAAAACCCCAGCATCTCAAAAACAAGTTCGAAAAAGCACAGAAAACAAAACACCTACTAACAAAACTTCCGATTCCAAATCTGCCGGAAAAAATAAAGTACCAACTCCTAAAAATAATAAACCTTCTGCTGCAAAGACTTATTCCACAGATGAAGAGGATGAGATTAAAAAGCAACCTCCAAAACGAAAGAGTAATGTGAAGCCTAAGAGCAGTGCAACAATTACTCCTAAGACGTCAGTTTCTCCTCCGAAACCAGCAGCGAAAGGAGCTGGGAAAGTAGCTGCTGCAAAGGCTAAAACTGAACAGAAGCAAGGACCAGTCAGAG gAAAAGAGCCCCCAAAAATTCGTGCCCAAAAAGTTGCTGCCAAGAACAACACAGATGCTAATAAGAAGAAAAGTATTTTTTCACCTGAGAATAGTTCAGAGTCAGATTCTATAAAGGAAAAAAGCCACAAGGAACACCAACCAAAAGTGAAACCAGAACCAAGGGCTAAGGCACGAACTGTGGAAAAGGTTAGAAATGAAAAGAAGGAGGATAAAGTTAAATCAAAGGAGATTGTTG AATCTTCTGCCTCTTCAGCCGCTTCTTCAGTGTCAGGCACAAGCAGCAGTTCAGACAGCGAAAGCAGTGCCGAATCCTCAACAACTACAAGAAAAGTAGTGAAAAAACCAGTGAAAAAGCCTTCAGTCGTGCATAAAGAAGCTCCCAACAGCGAATCGGAAAATGAAAATCCCTCAAAGAGTAAAGTGACGAGAAAACTGACCAGATCGGCGAGTACAAGAAAATCTAAACACGTCCTGGGCAAAAACGTTTATTCTGATACTGATTCCGATACTGAGAGCACTAAAAGGTCATTGTCTAGATCTCCTGTTAAGAAGGCACCAGCAGTTAGTAAGGGTAAAACTAAGAAACGGAGAGAAAGTAAACACAAGAATAGTGATTCCCCTGTTGAAGAGGAAAGATGTTGCCCTCTGGAAGGTTGTGATAGTAATGGCCATCTGAGCGGCAAATTTGAGAAGCACTTTACGTTGGAAGGTTGTCCTAAATATCACAATATATCGCAGGATAAATGCAAACag TTGCTCGACGAAAGAAAGAAGCGAGAAGAAGCTCGAAAAAAAGCTCTAGAATTTCACAAGAAAACACCACGACCGAATGCCAGTTCCGAACAAAAACAGTTTTTGCAACGAATAAGGGACATGAGAGCCAAATTCAAAATGGAAATAATTGAAGATATAAAACCGTGCGTTGATCGCACGAAGGAACCAGATCTCAACAACTTCGTACCAGAGTACGATCTAAAGTTGTTTCAAGACGCTCAAGCTTTGGCAAGCGAGATGATCGAGGAAGATCTGAAGAACCTTCCGAGTTCCAAAG GAACAAAATACATAGAAATGGGTAAATTCGAGATGGAGGTTTGGTACCAAAGTCCCTACCCAGAAGATTACGCCAGACTCCCAAAACTATACATCTGCGAGTTCTGCCTTCGATATATGAAGTCACATACGATTTTGCACCGTCATATAGTAAAGTGCGTGTGGCGCCATCCCCCGGGAGAAGAAGTGTATCGTAGAGACAAGATTTCGGTGTGGGAAGTGGACGGAAAGCGGTATAAACAGTACTGTCAAAATTTGTGCCTTCTTGCTAAGTTTTTCTTGGACCACAAAACTTTATACTATGACGTGGAGCCGTTTTTGTTTTATGTGATGACCATGGTGGATAATGAGGGATGCCACACAGTGGGGTACTTCAGTAAG AAAGACAGCATTTTGACGTCACCAAGTTATCTTCTGACGACAGATATACATTATTAG